From one Pseudopipra pipra isolate bDixPip1 chromosome 2, bDixPip1.hap1, whole genome shotgun sequence genomic stretch:
- the ZBTB21 gene encoding zinc finger and BTB domain-containing protein 21: MEGLLHYINPAHAISLLSTLNEERLKGQLCDVVLIVGDQKFRAHKNVLAASSEYFQTLFTNKENESQSVFQLDFCEPDAFDNVLNYIYSSSLFIEKGSLAAVQELGYSLGISFLTNIVSKSPQAPFPACPVKKILYQDEDESSSQKRSVIVCQNRIEAQAKSINQTQHDLSHTPKPPPSVAVKTSSRPQITKPTETLHNLPLTERRWLKESPLGYTKVHETSGTVEDQGRGGLVKRNTVLPQMPLAEKEIADDEPGSSGQLLRGKAVEMSLKRPRPPVLSLRGASESTFLLREAGKGNGQGEDRNLLYYSKLGLVIPSSGSGPENQSIDRSGPLVKSLLRRSLSMDSQVPIYSPSVDLKPAQASSSSSPGTNDSQKTFNVVSQKSSLKESSEKLVLDEKPQVIHPHRLRSFSASQSTDREVASPLSEVRIKTEPSSPLSDPAEIIRITVGDGSASTNKDFAFKTEDDHKEPSRIPAKRRSQDDRMLPFKKLKADEQGSPGSEENFEEGSSPPHLDADFPDSDVSKDEYSEMEEARPNKKFKCKHCLKIFRSTAGLHRHVNMYHNPEKPYACDICHKRFHTNFKVWTHCQTQHGIVKNPSPASSSHALLDEKFQRKLIDIVREREIKKALIVKLRRGKQSFQGQSASQAQQVIKRNLRSRTKGAYICTYCGKAYRFLSQFKQHIKMHPGEKPIGGNKAPKQKDHIHIESPVENKEVYQCRLCNAKLSSLIEQGNHERLCRNATVCPYCSLRFSSPELKHEHESKCEYKKLTCLECMRTFKSSFSIWRHQVEVHNQNTMAPSENFSLPLMDHNGEITSSSRLPPQSESNKMNNFVAAKEDGVFSDSSEQINFDSEDSSCLPEDLSVSKQFKIQIKEEPADDIEDEVTETSREPKEVVSKKDANLWPCEKCGKIFTLRKQLERHQELLCSVKPFICHVCNKAFRTNFRLWSHFQSHMSQAAEEATNKEPEICPPANSPSPPPLPPPPPLPKIQPLEPDSPTGLPESSSTTEKLFVPQESDTLFYHAPPLSAITFKRQYMCKLCHRTFKTAFSLWSHEQTHN; this comes from the coding sequence ATGGAGGGGCTCTTGCACTACATAAACCCAGCACATGCAATTTCCCTTCTGAGCACCCTGAACGAGGAGCGTCTCAAGGGACAGCTGTGTGATGTTGTGCTCATAGTGGGAGACCAGAAATTTCGAGCCCATAAGAACGTTCTGGCTGCCAGCAGTGAATACTTCCAGACTCTGTTCACAAACAAGGAGAACGAGTCTCAGTCAGTGTTTCAACTCGACTTTTGTGAGCCGGATGCTTTCGATAACGTGTTGAACTACATTTATTCTTCATCCTTGTTCATTGAGAAAGGCAGTCTCGCAGCTGTGCAAGAGCTGGGCTACAGTCTTGGGATATCCTTTCTCACAAACATCGTTTCCAAGAGTCCTCAAGCTCCTTTTCCTGCTTGCCCTGTCAAGAAAATACTGTATCAAGATGAAGATGAAAGTAGTTCCCAGAAGAGAAGTGTCATCGTCTGTCAGAACAGAATTGAAGCACAAGCGAAAAGCATAAATCAAACACAGCATGATTTAAGCCATACTCCTAAACCTCCGCCCTCTGTGGCAGTCAAAACTAGCAGCAGACCACAAATAACAAAACCAACTGAAACCCTTCACAACTTACCACTGACTGAAAGGAGGTGGCTGAAAGAAAGTCCTTTGGGCTATACGAAGGTTCATGAAACTTCTGGAACTGTGGAGGATCAGGGCAGGGGTGGTTTGGTGAAAAGGAACACGGTGCTGCCTCAGATGCCTTTAGCAGAGAAGGAAATTGCAGACGATGAGCCAGGAAGCAGTGGTCAGCTTTTGAGAGGAAAGGCTGTGGAGATGTCACTGAAGAGACCACGACCACCAGTCTTGTCTCTGCGTGGGGCATCAGAATCCACGTTTTTGTTGCgagaggcaggaaaaggaaacGGTCAAGGCGAAGACAGGAATTTGCTGTACTACTCAAAGTTAGGGCTGGTAATCCCATCTAGTGGGTCTGGCCCAGAAAACCAAAGTATTGACAGAAGTGGgccccttgtaaaaagtcttcTGCGGAGGTCACTGTCCATGGACAGCCAGGTTCCTATTTACTCACCTTCCGTTGACCTAAAACCTGCACAGGCGTCGTCCTCCTCCTCACCGGGAACTAACGATTCCCAGAAAACATTTAACGTCGTGTCCCAGAAGTCATCCCTGAAAGAGTCATCGGAGAAGTTAGTCCTGGATGAGAAACCACAGGTAATACACCCACATCGCCTTAGGTCTttcagtgcctctcagtccacTGACAGGGAGGTGGCTTCCCCTCTCTCGGAGGTGCGGATAAAAACCGAACCGAGCAGTCCACTCTCAGATCCCGCTGAAATTATAAGAATTACGGTGGGTGATGGTTCAGCCTCGACAAATAAAgactttgcttttaaaaccGAGGATGATCACAAGGAACCGAGCAGAATTCCAGCAAAAAGGAGGTCTCAGGACGATAGAATGCTGCCATTCAAGAAGCTGAAGGCGGATGAGCAGGGTTCTCCTGGCTCAGAAGAGAACTTTGAGGAAGGCTCAAGCCCTCCGCACCTTGATGCTGATTTTCCTGATTCTGATGTCAGTAAAGATGAGTACAGCGAGATGGAAGAAGCAAGaccaaataaaaaatttaaatgcaaacacTGCCTTAAAATCTTCAGATCGACAGCAGGTCTTCATCGTCACGTTAACATGTATCATAATCCAGAGAAGCCCTACGCTTGTGACATATGCCACAAGAGATTTCACACCAACTTCAAAGTGTGGACGCACTGCCAGACCCAGCATGGAATCGTGAAGAACCCCTCACCGGCCTCCAGTTCTCACGCCCTCTTGGATGAAAAATTCCAAAGAAAACTGATCGATATAGTGAGGGAGAGGGAAATCAAAAAAGCTCTGATCGTGAAACTGAGACGTGGCAAGCAGAGCTTTCAGGGCCAGTCCGCTTCACAAGCACAGCAGGTCATCAAGAGGAATTTAAGGTCGAGAACCAAAGGAGCCTATATTTGTACCTACTGTGGGAAAGCTTATCGCTTCCTCTCGCAGTTCAAACAGCACATAAAAATGCACCCAGGGGAGAAACCCATCGGAGGGAACAAGGCTCCTAAGCAGAAGGATCACATTCACATTGAAAGCCCAGTGGAGAACAAGGAGGTTTATCAGTGCCGGCTCTGCAATGCCAAACTCTCCTCACTCATTGAACAGGGAAATCACGAGCGACTCTGTAGGAACGCCACTGTCTGTCCTTACTGCAGCCTTAGGTTTTCTTCTCCAGAGCTGAAGCACGAGCACGAAAGCAAGTGTGAGTACAAGAAGCTCACTTGCCTCGAGTGTATGCGTACCTTCAAATCATCCTTCAGCATCTGGCGCCATCAGGTTGAGGTTCACAATCAGAACACGATGGCTCCATCAGAGAACTTTTCCTTACCTCTCATGGATCACAACGGGGAAATAACCAGTTCGTCCAGGTTGCCCCCGCAGTCAGAGTCCAATAAAATGAACAACTTTGTTGCTGCGAAGGAGGATGGTGTGTTCAGTGACTCGTCAGAACAAATCAACTTTGATTCTGAAGACTCCTCATGCCTACCTGAGGACTTAAGCGTCTCCAAACAGTTTAAAATCCAGATCAAAGAAGAGCCTGCGGATGACATCGAGGACGAGGTCACCGAAACGAGCAGGGAACCTAAGGAAGTGGTCTCCAAGAAGGATGCCAACTTGTGGCCCTGTGAGAAGTGTGGGAAGATTTTCACCTTGCGCAAGCAGCTGGAGCGTCACCAGGAGCTCCTGTGCTCCGTGAAGCCCTTTATTTGCCACGTGTGTAACAAGGCCTTCCGAACGAATTTCCGGCTGTGGAGCCACTTCCAGTCTCACATGTCGCAGGCTGCAGAGGAGGCCACGAACAAGGAGCCTGAGATATGCCCACCAGCCAACTCCCCGTCCCCTCCGCCCTTACCCCCGCCTCCACCGCTCCCCAAAATCCAGCCTTTGGAGCCGGACAGCCCCACGGGCTTACCGGAGAGCTCCAGTACTACTGAGAAGTTGTTCGTGCCCCAGGAGTCAGACACGCTGTTCTACCACGCCCCGCCGCTCTCAGCAATCACTTTCAAGAGACAATACATGTGCAAACTCTGTCACAGGACTTTCAAGACGGCTTTTAGTCTCTGGAGCCACGAACAGACACACAATTAA